A stretch of DNA from Nocardioides sp. Arc9.136:
GAACAGCTTCTTGCGACCCAGCCGGTCGGTGAGCTGGCCGAAGAACAGGGCGCCGAGGCAGGCACCGGCGACGTACACCGCGCCCGCCAGGCCGACGTCGAAGTTGCTGAGCCCCAGGCCGGTGTCACCGTCCTTGAGGGCGTCGGACATCGACCCGACGATCGTGACCTCGAGCCCGTCGAGGATCCACACGGTGCCCAGGCCGATGACGACCATCCAGTGCCACCGGGCCCACGGGAGCCGGTCGAGACGCGCGGGGATGTCGGTGGTGATCCGACCGGTTTCGACTGCCATGCCGCCGCATGTACCCATGGCACGATCGCTGCATGAACGACCTCACGGAGCCAGGAGTTCCCGCCGGCCGGACAAGGTTGGAGGTGGACCGGCTGGTCGCGGCGACCCCGCCCGAGGTCTTCTCGGTCCTGTGCGACCCGCAGGGGCACGTCGCGATCGACTCCTCGGGCATGCTGCAGGGCGCGACCGGGGAGCCGGTGCGCGCCGCGGGTGACACGTTCGTCGTGCACATGGACCGCGAGGCGCTCGACGACCTCCCCGAGATGGGGCGGTACGACGTCACCGTCACGATCCGCGACCTGGTCCCGGACCGGCACGTCTCGTGGACGGTCCTGGGCCGGGTGCGGCCTCAGATCGGGCACGTCTACGGCTACCTGCTCGAGCCCGCCGAGCTCCCCGACGGGACCGCCGGCACCCGCGCCACGTCGTACTACGACTGGAGCGACATCCACCCCGACTGGCGGGCGGCCGGCATCTTCCCCGTCATCTCCGAGGCGGCGCTGCGGGCCACCCTGGGCATCCTCGACCGCACCGTCCGCCGCGGCTACCCGAGGGGCTGACGTGCGCGTCGAGGTCCTCTCCGTCGAGCGTCTGGTCTTCGACGACGGCACTCCCGTGCGGGCGGCCTCGGCCCTCGTCGAGCACGACGGCGGCTGGCTGGTCGCGCAGGACGACGCCACCCACGGCGCCCTCGTCCGCGACGGGGAGGTCCGGCCGGTGCGCCTGCTGCCCCCGGTCGAGGGCCACGACCGGTTCTCCGAGGCCGAGGGCACCAAGCACCTCAAGCCGGACCTCGAGGCGGCCTGCCGCACCGCGGCCGGGGCCCTGCTCCTCGGCTCCGGCTCCACGCCGGCCCGGACGCGGGCGGTCCTGGTCGAGCCGGCCGGGGCCGTGCACGTGGCCGACCTCGCGCCCGTGCACGCCGCGGTCCGCGCCGAGCTGGGCCTGGCTCCCGGCGAGCTGAACCTCGAGGGCGCGTGCGTCGTCGACGACCGGCTGCGGTGGTTCCAGCGGGGGCTGCCGGCCACCGGTGTCCCCGCGGCCTGGGTCGACCTGGACCTCGACGCGCTGGTGGCCGCCGTGCTCGGCGGCGGCGCGGTGCCCGCCGGCCTGCTCGGGACCGGGGTGCTCGACCTGGGCGCCGACCTCGCGGTCACCGACGCGGTCGTGCTCCCCGACGGCGGGGTGCTGGTGAGCGCCGCGGCGGAGGACAGTGCCGACACCTACGCCGACGGGCCGGTGGGCTCCGCGGCCCTCGCGGTCCTGGACGGGACCGACGTACGCGCACTGGTGCCGCTGCCGCCCGTCGAAGGCGCCGTGGTCAAGGTCGAGGGCGTGGCGCTGGAGTCCTGGTCGAGCAGCGGCGAGGGCGGGCGGCTCGTGGCCACCGTCGACGCCGACGACGTCGACGTGCCCTCGCTGCTGCTGCGCCTGGAGGTCAGCGGGGTGCCGCGTCAGCGGGCGTAGTCGTGGAAGCCCCTGCCGGTCTTGCGGCCCAGGTGGCCGTCGGCGACGAGCTTCTCCAGCGTCGGGGCGGGGGCGAACCCGTCGTGGCCGAACTCCGCGTGCAGCTCCTGCTCGATCGCCAGCGACACGTCGTTGCCCACCACGTCCAGCAGCTCGAAGGGACCCATCGGGAAGCCGACCTGCTCCTTGATCGCGGCGTCGATCTCCTCGAGGGAGGCCGCGCCCGACTCGTGCAGCTTGACCGCGTCGTTGAGGTAGGGGAAGAGCAAGCAGTTGACGATGAACCCGGCCCGGTCCCCGCACGACACCGCGACCTTGCCGACCTTCGCGCACAGCGCCCGCACGGTCTCGTCGACGTCGGCACCGGTCTGCTCGGTGGTGACCACCTCGACCAGCTTCATGACCGGGGCGGGGTTGAAGAAGTGCATGCCGATGACCGCCTCGGGGCGCGAGGTGGCCGACGCGCACTCGGCGATCGGGAGGCTCGAGGTGGTCGTCGCCAGGATCGCGCCCGGCTTGCAGATCCGGTCGAGGTCGCCGAAGAGCTCCTTCTTGACCGACAGCTCCTCGGCGATCGCCTCGACGACGATGTCGGCGGTGGCGAGCGCCTCGCGGGAGGTGGCGCCGGTCAGGCGGGCGAGCACGGTCTCCTTCTCGGACTCCTCCAGCTTGCCCTTGGAGACGAGGCGGTCCAGGGACTTCGCGATCGCGGCCTGGACGCTGGCGACCTTCTCCTCCGAGCGGCCGACGTAGACGACGTCGTACCCCTTGGCGGCGAAGACCTGGGCGATGCCCGAGGCCATCGTGCCGGTGCCGACGACCCCGACGGTGGAGATCTCGTGGCGCACCTGCGGCTGCGCCTGCTCGCCCCCGGCGGCGGCCTCGGCGAGGGTCGAGCCCTCGGCGGCCAGCTTCTCCAGCAGGTCGGCCGGCCGGTGCAGCGGGTCGCCGGTCTCGGCGTACCGCTCGGCGAGCCCGTCGCGGACCGTCGCGGCTCCCATCTCGTCGACCGTCGCCAGCGGGCCCTGCGGGTAGCCGCAGCCGAAGCGCATGCCGGCGTCGATGTCGGCGGCCGAGGCGTACCCGGACTCGAACATCCGGACCGCGTGGTTGAGGTACGGGAGGACCAGCGTCCGGGCGATCTGCTCGTTCGTCGTCATGCCGGGACTATGACAGGTGTCCTACCGACTGGTAACCCCTCGAACGCCCACCGGACGAGGCGCTCGTCACACTCCTCGACGCGGCGCCCGCGGCGAGGACCGGTAGATTCGCCGCCCGTGAGACTCGTCGTTGCGCGCTGCCAGGTCGACTACGCCGGACGGCTCACCGCCCACCTCCCGATGGCGACCCGGGTGCTGATGATCAAGGCCGACGGCTCGGTCCTGGTGCACTCCGACGGCGGCTCCTACAAGCCCCTGAACTGGATGTCGCCACCGTGCACCTTCCGCGAGGGCACGACCGAGGAGGGCCAGGTCGAGTGGACCGTCACGAGCCCGAAGTCCGACGACACCCTGCGGATCCTGATCGAGGAGGTCCAGCACGAGTCGGTGCACGACCTCGGCATCGACCCGGGGCTGCAGAAGGACGGCGTCGAGAAGCACCTGCAGGAGCTCCTCGCCGACCACCCCGCCAGCCTCCTGCCCGGGCTGACGCTGGTGCGGCGGGAGTACCCCACCGCCATCGGACCGGTCGACCTGATGTGCCGCGACGCGGACGGCGCGAGCGTCGCGGTCGAGATCAAGCGGCGCGGCGACATCGACGGCGTCGAGCAGCTGACCCGCTACCTCGAGCTGCTCAACCGCGACCCGCTGCTCTCCCCCGTGCGCGGGATCTTCGCGGCCCAGGAGATCAAGCCGCAGGCCCGGGTCCTGGCCACCGACCGCGGCATCGCCTGCGCCGTCGTCGACTACGACGCCCTCCGCGGGCTCGACGACCCCAGCCACCGGCTGTTCTGACCGGGCTCCCGGTGCGCATCCTCCACATCGCCACGCTGGCGGACTGGCGGGAGGCGCAGCGCACCGGCCGCTACACCACGTCGACGTACGGCGTGACGCTCGCCGACGAGGGGTTCGTCCACGCCTGCCGCGCCGACCAGTGGCAGGCGGTCCGCGAGCGGTGGTACGCCGACGCGACGGAGCCGCTGGTGCTGCTGGTCATCGAGACCGACCGGCTCTCCGCGCCGGTCGTCGAGGAGCCCGCTCCGGGGACCAGCGAGACCTT
This window harbors:
- a CDS encoding polyketide cyclase — protein: MDRLVAATPPEVFSVLCDPQGHVAIDSSGMLQGATGEPVRAAGDTFVVHMDREALDDLPEMGRYDVTVTIRDLVPDRHVSWTVLGRVRPQIGHVYGYLLEPAELPDGTAGTRATSYYDWSDIHPDWRAAGIFPVISEAALRATLGILDRTVRRGYPRG
- a CDS encoding 3-hydroxyacyl-CoA dehydrogenase NAD-binding domain-containing protein, whose translation is MTTNEQIARTLVLPYLNHAVRMFESGYASAADIDAGMRFGCGYPQGPLATVDEMGAATVRDGLAERYAETGDPLHRPADLLEKLAAEGSTLAEAAAGGEQAQPQVRHEISTVGVVGTGTMASGIAQVFAAKGYDVVYVGRSEEKVASVQAAIAKSLDRLVSKGKLEESEKETVLARLTGATSREALATADIVVEAIAEELSVKKELFGDLDRICKPGAILATTTSSLPIAECASATSRPEAVIGMHFFNPAPVMKLVEVVTTEQTGADVDETVRALCAKVGKVAVSCGDRAGFIVNCLLFPYLNDAVKLHESGAASLEEIDAAIKEQVGFPMGPFELLDVVGNDVSLAIEQELHAEFGHDGFAPAPTLEKLVADGHLGRKTGRGFHDYAR
- the nucS gene encoding endonuclease NucS, whose product is MRLVVARCQVDYAGRLTAHLPMATRVLMIKADGSVLVHSDGGSYKPLNWMSPPCTFREGTTEEGQVEWTVTSPKSDDTLRILIEEVQHESVHDLGIDPGLQKDGVEKHLQELLADHPASLLPGLTLVRREYPTAIGPVDLMCRDADGASVAVEIKRRGDIDGVEQLTRYLELLNRDPLLSPVRGIFAAQEIKPQARVLATDRGIACAVVDYDALRGLDDPSHRLF